GTATTCGATCGCCGTTATATAACGGAGTTCAATTTCGGTTATAACGGTTCCGAGAACTTTGCCAAAGGCCAACGTTTCGGTTTCTTCCCTTCGGTGGCCTTAGGTTGGTTAATTTCGGAAGAGCCCTTCATGAAAAGCTTTAAAGGGACTATCAGTAAAATGAAACTTAGAGGTTCGTATGGTAAAGTCGGCAATGATAATATCGGCGGACGTCGTTTCGCCTATATAACGACGATTTATACCGGCCAAGGTTCTTACCAATGGGGTGACAATGGGCAGGTTAATCGCAGCGGTATTACCGAAGGGGATATAGGGGTCAGCAATCTGACTTGGGAAACTTCATGGAAATCGGATCTTGGTTATGAACTCGGTTTGTGGAACAATGCATTTGAATTGCAGGTAGACCTGTTCAGGGAAAAACGTTCGAACATCTTTATGCAACGCAGTACTATTCCTACTCAAGCCGGTTACATCACTACTCCATGGGCAAATTATGGGAAAGTGACCAACAAAGGTGTAGATGCCTCTTTGAATTATAATAAAAGAATTGATAATGACTGGAGTGTAGGTTTCCGCTCCACGTTCTCCTATGCCATCAATAAAATTAATGAGATAGATGAGCCGGAAGGCAGGATAGGAACATATCGCGCTATAACCGGACGTTCGATGAATACCCTTTGGGGACTTCAGACAGAACGATTGTTCACAAAAGATGATTTTGATGCCAACGGAATCTTAAAATTCGGTATTCCTGCTCAATCAGTGGGCGCTGCCACTGTTCGTCCCGGGGATATTAAATACAAAGACATGAATGGTGACGGCATGATTACCGATGCTGATGAAGGATATATCGGCGGTACGGCCGATCCCCGTATTGTTTATGGTTTTGGCGGCAACATCGTTTTCCGTAATTGGGATTTGAATGTATTTTTTCAGGGAATTGGCGACACACATCGCATCATCGGAGGATCTTCTTATTTCCTTCCAGGAAGCGGCCAAGGACTGCTGGGTAATATCTATTCCAACTATCAAGACCGTTGGACAGAAGAAAACCCTTCGCAGAATGTCTTTTGGCCCCGCTTGTCCGAATCGCCCAATCAACAGAATTATCGTTCTTCTACCTGGTGGAAGAAGGATATGAGTTTCTTGCGTTGTAAAACAATAGAATGTGGTTACAGTCTGCCTAAACCTATTATTACCAGGCTCCATTCCAATAGTATTCGGTTTTACATAAGCGGCAACAATCTGTTCTGCATTTCTAAATTCAAAATGTGGGATCCAGAATTAGCTTCAACCGATGGTTTGAGATATCCGCCTATGCGTTCAGTGATGTTTGGTATCGATGTTAATTTTTAAATGAATGAAGAAAATGAATAAATTTAAAAAAATAAATACAATCATAGCCGGATTCCTCTGTTTACTTTCTTTTAATTCCTGTAGTTACCTGGATAAAGAACCGGATACGGAGTTGACCATGGATATGGTTTACCAAAACAGGACCAAAGTAGAAGATGCTCTGGCTTATGTCTATGCCGGATTACCAAATCCATCGAGAGGCTATTTAAATGATATCGGTTGGGAAGTCTTTGCAGACGATATAACCCCTTCAAAAAGATGGCAACAATGGGATTGGCCCAATATTCCCAAAATATTCGGTCAATGGACCCCGAATACAGGATGGAATGGTAATTTTTGGGCAGATTATCCACGAAGAATCCGTGAAGCCTATCTTTTCATCAAAAATGTCAAACCCCTGCCTGAAGAAGACCTGACGCAAACTGAAGTGAATTATATGAAAGCAGAATGCCGTTTCCTGACAGATTATTATTGGTGGAATTTGGCAAAAACCTATGGGCCTGTTCCTTTTAAACCCAATTATATAGCTCCGTCCGATTTTAAATTATCCGACTTGTTGACTGGCCGTACACCTTTCGATTCCATTGTCAATTATTTGGATAAAGATATGCTTGCCACCTCTAAACTACTTCCGGCCTCTTATTCCCAGGCGGAGAAATATGGCCGTGTTACTTCCATTATGTGTTTGACGGAACGTGCCCGTATGTTGCTTTTCGCAGCCAGTCCATTATGTAATGGAAATGAATGGTATAAGGGTTATACCAATAAAGATGGTACACACTTGTTCAGTACTACTTATGACCAGAACAAGTGGATAAAAGCAGCTGAAGCCTTCAAACTTTTGATTGATGAAGCAGAAAATGCCGGCCATAAGTTGTATGTCGAATATAATGATGATGGTACGGTTGATCCGTTCAAATCTTGCGAAAACATGTTCTTTACCAAGTATACCAGTGGAAATAAAGAGATTCTATTCCCATATACCAGTACTAATAGTACAGACTGG
The Bacteroidota bacterium DNA segment above includes these coding regions:
- a CDS encoding RagB/SusD family nutrient uptake outer membrane protein, which produces MKKMNKFKKINTIIAGFLCLLSFNSCSYLDKEPDTELTMDMVYQNRTKVEDALAYVYAGLPNPSRGYLNDIGWEVFADDITPSKRWQQWDWPNIPKIFGQWTPNTGWNGNFWADYPRRIREAYLFIKNVKPLPEEDLTQTEVNYMKAECRFLTDYYWWNLAKTYGPVPFKPNYIAPSDFKLSDLLTGRTPFDSIVNYLDKDMLATSKLLPASYSQAEKYGRVTSIMCLTERARMLLFAASPLCNGNEWYKGYTNKDGTHLFSTTYDQNKWIKAAEAFKLLIDEAENAGHKLYVEYNDDGTVDPFKSCENMFFTKYTSGNKEILFPYTSTNSTDWNYQYYTRKSLTLEFGGGNGLGVYQGLVDAFFTKNGLPITDPNSGYVETGFSSAKETRTTNWNEGTGVKGEVTALGTYNMYCNREPRFYTAVSYNGSWYSVASRKYDFFKNHKDNGYTHDAPQNGYLVRKKIYPFDNNKKGSWLNTRPLWLYRLGGAYLDYAEAENEAYDNSSARLEALTYINKIRVRAGVRQYTTAAVAQDDANFIHVDDTQDAIRKIVHMERRVELCCEGTRWDDIRRWKDAENLPEVTGDDYGMNFSGANAADFYQRTIYQTRVWKKAYYWFPVYITEMDKNPNLVQSPFWN